One Nocardioides aromaticivorans genomic window carries:
- a CDS encoding alkaline phosphatase D family protein — protein sequence MISASPEPTSRRTLLRGAALGTGAALTGGAASGLFTGRASAAPLLVRRDRPLLPLGVQSGDVRETGAVLWAKADRPARLVAEISRDASFRGARTIPGPVVGPASDHTGRIGLRGLPPGTDLHYRIRAVDLDDDRASSEPTVGRLRTAPGHGDDVRFLWSGDIAGQGWGVNPAYGGFRIADAMRARNADFFLCSGDNVYADGPVQSSVALPDGSTWTNLVIPEKTKVAETLAEYRGQYRYNLMADNWRAFLAETATVVQWDDHEVTNNWYPGEILEDARYTEKRVDVLAARAARAFHEYTPVAGISPDPEGRVYRVIPYGPHLDLFVLDMRTHKDPNTANTEPAADHDGGVLGRRQTAWLIDRLRRSRATWKVIAADLPLGLVVPDGPLQEGLAQGDPGGPLGREADIAEVLTALSRAGIRNHVWLTADVHYTAAHHYSPDRAAYQDFDPFWEFVSGPLNAGGFGPNRLDGTFGPVADFVAAPPVANASPAAGHQYFGEVEVDGGSGRLTVTLRDVEGAALYTRTLDPAVR from the coding sequence ATGATCTCGGCCTCCCCGGAACCCACCTCCCGCCGCACCCTCCTGCGTGGCGCCGCCCTCGGCACCGGCGCCGCACTCACCGGCGGCGCCGCCTCCGGCCTGTTCACCGGCCGCGCCTCCGCGGCCCCGCTGCTCGTCCGCCGCGACCGGCCGCTGCTGCCGCTCGGCGTGCAGTCCGGCGACGTGCGCGAGACCGGCGCCGTGCTGTGGGCCAAGGCCGACCGTCCGGCGCGCCTGGTCGCCGAGATCAGCCGCGACGCCTCCTTCCGCGGCGCCCGCACGATCCCCGGCCCGGTCGTCGGCCCGGCGTCGGACCACACCGGCCGGATCGGGCTGCGCGGCCTGCCGCCCGGCACCGACCTCCACTACCGGATCCGGGCGGTCGACCTCGACGACGACCGCGCGTCCAGCGAGCCCACCGTCGGCCGACTGCGCACGGCGCCGGGCCACGGCGACGACGTCCGCTTCCTGTGGTCAGGCGACATCGCCGGTCAGGGCTGGGGCGTGAACCCGGCCTACGGCGGTTTCCGGATCGCCGACGCGATGCGGGCCCGCAACGCCGACTTCTTCCTCTGCAGCGGCGACAACGTGTACGCCGACGGGCCGGTGCAGTCCTCCGTGGCGCTGCCTGACGGGTCGACCTGGACCAACCTGGTCATCCCGGAGAAGACCAAGGTCGCGGAGACGCTGGCCGAGTACCGCGGCCAGTACCGCTACAACCTGATGGCCGACAACTGGCGTGCCTTCCTCGCCGAGACGGCAACGGTCGTGCAGTGGGACGACCACGAGGTCACGAACAACTGGTACCCGGGCGAGATCCTCGAGGACGCCCGCTACACCGAGAAGCGGGTCGACGTGCTCGCCGCCCGCGCGGCGCGGGCCTTCCACGAGTACACCCCGGTCGCCGGCATCTCCCCCGACCCCGAGGGCAGGGTCTACCGGGTCATCCCCTACGGCCCGCACCTCGACCTTTTCGTGCTGGACATGCGCACGCACAAGGACCCGAACACGGCGAACACCGAGCCGGCCGCGGACCACGACGGCGGGGTGCTCGGCCGCCGCCAGACCGCCTGGCTGATCGACCGCCTGCGCCGCTCGCGGGCCACGTGGAAGGTGATCGCCGCGGACCTGCCGCTCGGGCTCGTCGTACCGGACGGCCCGCTGCAGGAGGGCCTCGCCCAGGGCGACCCCGGTGGCCCGCTGGGCCGCGAGGCCGACATCGCCGAGGTGCTCACCGCGCTGTCGCGCGCCGGGATCCGCAACCACGTGTGGTTGACCGCCGACGTCCACTACACGGCGGCGCACCACTACTCCCCCGACCGGGCGGCGTACCAGGACTTCGACCCGTTCTGGGAGTTCGTGTCCGGCCCGCTCAACGCCGGCGGCTTCGGGCCCAACCGGCTCGACGGCACCTTCGGGCCGGTCGCCGACTTCGTCGCCGCGCCGCCCGTCGCCAACGCGTCACCGGCGGCCGGCCACCAGTACTTCGGGGAGGTCGAGGTCGACGGCGGCAGTGGCCGGCTCACCGTGACCCTGCGTGACGTCGAGGGTGCGGCGCTCTACACCAGGACGCTGGACCCCGCCGTCCGCTGA
- a CDS encoding amidohydrolase: MTDPTDTLVLRGGRIFTADPARPWAESVVVADGRVVSLDQDGPDGARVVDLDGAFVLPGFVDAHTHLVEMGASAGEVALVDAADVAEIQARVAAAAAEGRERVIGNGWLHPALGGREPHKEILDAVVPDVPVYLQANDLHSTWVNSAALRELGIDASTPDPIGGTIERDAAGEATGLLSEMAALGLARSFLAAQVTDADRDAWLRAGMARYLADGVTTVVDMGVEEHDLAAFERALAADALPLRVVGHWLVKPAATTEENLAQVETAIAHARRLDGERLRITGIKVMADGVIDSCTASMARPYADGSNAAPIWDREALTPVVVAADAAGLQVAIHAIGDEASAIALDALEEAIRVNGPRDRRHRMEHLEVVSEESIARLARLGVVASMQPVHADPAIQDNWRAMLGDDRVERGYPWREVTDAGGVLAFGTDAPTAPHPPLPNMYVATTRRSALVDGLPANTPHLAVPLAEALTHATRDAAYASRLEDVVGSIAPGRAADLVVLARDPFATAPEDLLTTEVLRTFAGGIEVAREGQRTAGSSVLV; encoded by the coding sequence GTGACCGACCCGACCGACACCCTCGTCCTGCGCGGCGGACGGATCTTCACCGCCGACCCGGCACGGCCCTGGGCGGAGTCGGTCGTCGTCGCCGACGGCCGGGTCGTCTCGCTCGACCAGGACGGCCCGGACGGAGCGAGGGTCGTGGACCTCGACGGCGCCTTCGTGCTGCCTGGCTTCGTCGACGCCCACACCCATCTCGTCGAGATGGGGGCCTCGGCCGGGGAGGTGGCGCTCGTCGACGCCGCCGACGTGGCCGAGATCCAGGCCCGCGTGGCGGCGGCCGCCGCCGAGGGGCGCGAGCGGGTGATCGGCAACGGCTGGCTGCACCCCGCGCTCGGCGGTCGCGAGCCCCACAAGGAGATCCTCGACGCGGTCGTCCCCGACGTGCCGGTCTACCTCCAGGCCAACGACCTGCACTCCACGTGGGTGAACTCCGCGGCGCTGCGCGAGCTCGGCATCGACGCAAGCACGCCGGACCCGATCGGCGGCACGATCGAGCGCGACGCAGCGGGGGAGGCGACCGGCCTGCTCAGCGAGATGGCCGCCCTCGGCCTGGCCCGCTCGTTCCTGGCCGCGCAGGTCACCGACGCCGACCGCGACGCCTGGCTGCGGGCCGGGATGGCCCGCTATCTCGCCGACGGTGTGACCACGGTCGTCGACATGGGCGTCGAGGAGCACGACCTGGCCGCCTTCGAGCGGGCCCTCGCGGCGGACGCCCTGCCGCTGCGGGTCGTCGGCCACTGGCTGGTCAAGCCCGCCGCCACGACCGAGGAGAACCTCGCGCAGGTCGAGACCGCCATCGCGCACGCCCGCCGCCTCGACGGCGAGCGGCTGCGGATCACCGGCATCAAGGTGATGGCCGACGGCGTCATCGACAGCTGCACCGCCTCGATGGCCCGGCCGTACGCCGACGGCAGCAACGCCGCGCCCATCTGGGACCGCGAGGCGCTGACGCCCGTGGTCGTCGCCGCCGACGCGGCGGGCCTGCAGGTCGCGATCCACGCGATCGGCGACGAGGCCTCGGCGATCGCCCTCGACGCGCTGGAGGAGGCGATCCGGGTCAACGGCCCGCGAGATCGGCGCCACCGGATGGAGCACCTCGAGGTCGTCTCCGAGGAAAGCATCGCCCGCCTCGCCCGGCTGGGCGTGGTCGCCTCGATGCAGCCGGTCCACGCCGACCCCGCCATCCAGGACAACTGGCGCGCGATGCTCGGCGACGACCGGGTGGAGCGAGGCTACCCGTGGCGGGAGGTCACCGACGCCGGTGGCGTTCTGGCCTTCGGCACCGACGCGCCCACCGCGCCGCACCCGCCGCTGCCCAACATGTACGTCGCCACGACCCGTCGGTCCGCCCTGGTCGACGGCCTGCCCGCGAACACGCCGCACCTGGCGGTCCCGCTGGCCGAGGCGCTCACCCACGCGACCCGGGACGCGGCGTACGCGTCCCGGCTCGAGGACGTCGTCGGCAGCATCGCCCCGGGCAGGGCGGCCGACCTGGTCGTGCTGGCGCGCGACCCCTTCGCGACGGCGCCCGAGGACCTGCTCACCACCGAGGTGCTGCGGACCTTCGCCGGCGGGATCGAGGTCGCCCGGGAAGGTCAGCGGACGGCGGGGTCCAGCGTCCTGGTGTAG
- a CDS encoding purine-cytosine permease family protein, whose translation MAIDQTPPDAQPTTSADHTLLPGHVETHGIDVIPDAERHGTARSLFALWVAPNVNYLSFVVGGVLVLMGLSLLQAVAAVVVGSLFSIATGIVAVTGPASGTPSQVATRTMYGVRGNRVAIAVNGWFVSVCYIALNWVTASVIGFALAQRLGIGASTPVQVVVVLVIAAATTAISVYGQGLIMRLYGPLSAGLTVVFLVVSGFLVAKADLSYTPPLALHGADLWITWTAAVTLIAATPLSYTISSDFARYLPSSTSPVAVAAWTTLGNVVPNLVFLTVGALAATVTDLSDPETGLEGIAPGWVITVFLVAIIVGILANNALTTYSSGLALQAVGLPLSRVASVVATAVVGVAMTLYALFVFDFLDTVSSGLVLLVTLVGPIMAIYVTDIFLRRNQYDGAELSDSTPASRYWYTGGVNLAGAIACLTAFGAALMCASTEAFTGPVARSLDGLDLSLPVGMVGASVLYLALTRLFYGRTIL comes from the coding sequence ATGGCCATCGACCAGACGCCGCCTGACGCGCAGCCCACGACGAGCGCCGACCACACGCTGCTGCCCGGCCACGTCGAGACGCACGGCATCGACGTGATCCCGGACGCGGAGCGCCACGGCACCGCGCGCAGCCTCTTCGCCCTGTGGGTCGCGCCCAATGTCAACTACCTGTCCTTCGTCGTCGGCGGCGTCCTCGTGCTGATGGGGCTCTCGCTGCTCCAGGCCGTCGCGGCGGTCGTCGTCGGCTCGCTGTTCTCGATCGCCACCGGCATCGTCGCGGTCACCGGCCCGGCGTCCGGCACGCCGAGCCAGGTCGCCACCCGGACCATGTACGGCGTGCGCGGCAACCGGGTCGCGATCGCGGTCAACGGCTGGTTCGTCTCGGTCTGCTACATCGCGCTCAACTGGGTCACCGCGTCGGTGATCGGCTTCGCGCTGGCGCAGCGGCTGGGCATCGGTGCCTCGACGCCCGTCCAGGTCGTCGTCGTCCTGGTCATCGCGGCGGCCACCACGGCGATCTCGGTCTACGGCCAGGGCCTGATCATGCGGCTGTACGGCCCGCTGTCGGCCGGCCTGACGGTGGTGTTCCTCGTCGTGTCCGGCTTCCTGGTGGCGAAGGCGGACCTCTCCTACACACCGCCGCTGGCGCTGCACGGGGCGGACCTCTGGATCACGTGGACCGCCGCGGTCACCCTGATCGCCGCGACGCCGCTGTCGTACACGATCAGCTCGGACTTCGCCCGCTACCTGCCGAGCTCGACCAGCCCGGTGGCGGTCGCCGCCTGGACCACCCTCGGCAATGTCGTGCCCAACCTCGTGTTCCTGACCGTCGGGGCGCTGGCGGCGACGGTGACCGACCTGTCCGACCCGGAGACCGGACTCGAGGGCATCGCCCCGGGTTGGGTGATCACCGTGTTCCTGGTGGCCATCATCGTCGGCATCCTCGCCAACAACGCGCTGACGACGTACAGCTCCGGGCTCGCGCTCCAGGCCGTCGGCCTGCCGCTCAGTCGCGTCGCGAGCGTGGTGGCGACCGCCGTCGTCGGCGTCGCGATGACGCTCTACGCCCTCTTCGTGTTCGACTTCCTCGACACGGTCAGCAGCGGCCTGGTCCTGCTCGTCACCCTCGTCGGGCCGATCATGGCGATCTACGTGACCGACATCTTCCTCCGCCGCAACCAGTACGACGGCGCCGAGCTCAGCGACAGCACGCCGGCCTCGCGCTACTGGTACACCGGCGGCGTCAACCTGGCCGGCGCGATCGCCTGCCTCACCGCCTTCGGCGCGGCCCTCATGTGTGCGAGCACCGAGGCCTTCACCGGCCCGGTCGCCCGCTCCCTCGACGGGCTCGACCTCTCCCTGCCGGTCGGCATGGTCGGCGCCTCCGTCCTCTACCTCGCCCTCACCCGCCTGTTCTACGGAAGGACCATCCTGTGA
- a CDS encoding LacI family DNA-binding transcriptional regulator translates to MTTRRPTIRDVAQRAGVSVTTVSHTFTGNGTVAPTTQRRVRAAAQDLGYRPDVIAQGLRRNRLGVIALVSRQLDPSRPELLYDVDYFARFAGAAAMASLSRGLGLMLVSDPTGPQAAGAALASDGFIVTEPVTDDPLVAMLTSAGIPFVTVGEVPGRPPGAAGPLHVDIESGRLTTLALDHLWDAGSRRITLVTGTDRNEWNLRTTAVHERWCAYRRITPTAAHVPEGLDDRARHRAITAALGTGPAPDGIYALVSNDALAAVAVLTARGLRVPEDVRVVAGSDAESLRTAEPAISSIDLEPEELARRAVEELAARLDDRPRPDHSGRPLGRLLVRASSAP, encoded by the coding sequence ATGACGACCCGGCGCCCCACGATCCGCGACGTCGCGCAGCGCGCGGGCGTCTCGGTGACGACGGTGTCGCACACCTTCACCGGCAACGGCACCGTCGCCCCGACGACCCAGCGCCGGGTGCGGGCGGCGGCCCAGGACCTCGGCTACCGGCCCGACGTGATCGCCCAGGGACTGCGCCGCAACCGACTCGGCGTGATCGCGCTGGTCTCGCGCCAGCTCGACCCGTCCCGCCCCGAGCTCCTGTACGACGTCGACTACTTCGCGCGCTTCGCCGGAGCCGCCGCCATGGCCTCGCTGAGCCGGGGCCTCGGCCTGATGCTCGTGTCCGATCCGACCGGTCCGCAGGCGGCCGGGGCCGCGCTCGCCAGCGACGGGTTCATCGTCACCGAGCCCGTGACCGACGACCCGCTCGTGGCGATGCTGACCAGCGCCGGCATCCCGTTCGTCACGGTCGGCGAGGTCCCGGGGCGCCCGCCGGGTGCGGCCGGCCCGCTCCACGTCGACATCGAGTCCGGCCGGCTCACCACCCTCGCCCTCGACCACCTGTGGGACGCCGGCTCGCGTCGGATCACCCTGGTCACCGGGACCGACCGCAACGAGTGGAACCTGCGCACCACCGCCGTCCACGAGCGCTGGTGCGCCTACCGCCGCATCACGCCGACGGCCGCCCACGTGCCCGAGGGGCTGGACGACCGGGCCCGGCACCGCGCGATCACCGCCGCGCTCGGGACCGGGCCCGCGCCGGACGGCATCTACGCACTCGTCAGCAATGACGCCCTCGCCGCGGTCGCCGTCCTCACCGCGCGTGGCCTGCGCGTGCCCGAGGACGTCCGCGTCGTCGCCGGGTCCGACGCCGAGAGCCTGCGCACCGCCGAGCCCGCGATCTCCTCGATCGACCTCGAGCCGGAGGAGCTGGCGCGGCGCGCGGTCGAGGAGCTCGCCGCCCGCCTGGACGACCGACCCCGACCCGACCACTCCGGCCGACCCCTGGGGCGGCTGCTGGTCCGGGCCTCCTCGGCACCATGA
- a CDS encoding phosphotransferase family protein, whose amino-acid sequence MIPTRIPHGRTARRVEWAHLPPAVRDAVETRLGAPVEEALSQGAGFTPGFASVLTCADGSRHFVKAASVRAQRLFADSYREEARKLGALPPGTPAPRLLWTDEVADWFLVGIEYVDGRAPLRPWTDADLSLASAMAVEMASLLTPAPPGLGSAVDEFASWPALWDRLDHPRAAEIGALAARYADVVAGDTLVHTDIRDDNILVLADGRAVLCDWNWPVVGAAWLDSLFLLIGPRGDGLDVDAHIAEHPLLGGVPPEHVDVVLALILGYFAASANEPVPPTSPHIRAAQAWQRDVIDQWLAERRGWSS is encoded by the coding sequence GTGATTCCCACCCGGATCCCCCACGGCCGCACCGCCCGACGCGTCGAGTGGGCCCACCTGCCGCCGGCCGTACGCGACGCGGTGGAGACCCGGCTGGGCGCACCCGTCGAGGAGGCGCTCTCGCAGGGCGCCGGGTTCACGCCGGGCTTCGCCTCCGTGCTCACCTGCGCCGACGGCTCCCGACACTTCGTCAAGGCCGCCTCGGTCCGCGCCCAGCGGCTGTTCGCCGACTCCTACCGCGAGGAGGCCCGCAAGCTCGGCGCCCTCCCGCCCGGGACACCGGCACCCCGGCTGCTGTGGACCGACGAGGTCGCCGACTGGTTCCTCGTCGGCATCGAGTACGTCGACGGGCGGGCGCCGCTGCGCCCGTGGACCGACGCCGACCTCTCACTCGCCTCGGCGATGGCCGTGGAGATGGCGTCCCTGCTGACCCCGGCGCCGCCCGGCCTCGGCTCGGCCGTCGACGAGTTCGCGTCCTGGCCCGCGCTCTGGGACCGGCTCGACCACCCGCGAGCGGCGGAGATCGGCGCCCTCGCCGCGCGCTACGCCGACGTCGTGGCCGGCGACACGCTCGTCCACACCGACATCCGCGACGACAACATCCTCGTCCTGGCCGACGGCCGGGCCGTGCTGTGCGACTGGAACTGGCCGGTCGTCGGGGCCGCCTGGCTCGACTCGCTGTTCCTGCTGATCGGGCCGCGCGGCGACGGGCTCGACGTCGACGCGCACATCGCGGAGCACCCGCTCCTGGGTGGCGTGCCGCCCGAGCACGTCGACGTCGTCCTCGCGCTGATCCTGGGCTACTTCGCCGCGTCGGCCAACGAGCCGGTGCCGCCGACGTCGCCGCACATCCGGGCGGCCCAGGCGTGGCAGCGCGACGTCATCGACCAGTGGCTGGCCGAGCGGCGCGGCTGGAGCTCCTGA
- the rpsT gene encoding 30S ribosomal protein S20: protein MANIKSQIKRNKQNEKRHERNKAVKSGLKTAIRKFREAAEAGDKDSALALAQDATKKLDKAASKGVIHKNQAANRKSSISKQAASL from the coding sequence GTGGCGAACATCAAGAGCCAGATCAAGCGCAACAAGCAGAACGAGAAGCGCCACGAGCGCAACAAGGCCGTCAAGTCGGGCCTGAAGACCGCGATCCGCAAGTTCCGCGAGGCCGCCGAGGCCGGCGACAAGGACAGCGCCCTCGCGCTGGCCCAGGACGCCACGAAGAAGCTCGACAAGGCTGCTTCGAAGGGCGTCATCCACAAGAACCAGGCTGCGAACCGCAAGTCCTCGATCTCCAAGCAGGCTGCCTCTCTCTGA
- the holA gene encoding DNA polymerase III subunit delta — MRAADVLGRVILVTGKEEFLGARTVDDVKAAVREHDAEAEFADSPAADLTLASLGEMSAPSLFSAVRCVVVRGLENLPDESVDGLLGYAAAPADDVALVLVHGGGQKGSGVLTKLRKLKPVTEHKSEELKPSDFPAFVANEVRRHGATIDRDAADVLIEAVGRDLRSLAGAASQLANDFPGERIGESQVKRYFGGRAEAKSFAVADAAFAGRGQVALEELRWALDAGTASVLITSAFAGSARGLARLVSAPRGMRDADLAREVGVPPWKLRSLRDQARGWTESGLARAIRAVAQADADIKGAASDASYALERLVLTITALRQR; from the coding sequence ATGCGGGCCGCTGACGTGTTGGGACGGGTCATCCTGGTCACCGGCAAGGAGGAGTTCCTCGGCGCCCGCACGGTCGACGACGTCAAGGCCGCCGTGCGCGAGCACGACGCCGAGGCCGAGTTCGCGGACAGCCCCGCGGCCGACCTGACGCTCGCCTCCCTCGGCGAGATGTCGGCCCCGTCGCTGTTCTCGGCGGTGCGCTGCGTCGTCGTCCGCGGACTCGAGAACCTGCCTGACGAGTCGGTCGACGGGCTGCTCGGCTACGCCGCCGCGCCGGCCGACGACGTCGCCCTCGTCCTGGTGCACGGCGGTGGCCAGAAGGGCAGCGGCGTGCTCACCAAGCTCCGCAAGCTCAAGCCGGTCACGGAGCACAAGTCCGAGGAGCTCAAGCCCTCCGACTTCCCGGCCTTCGTCGCCAACGAGGTACGACGCCACGGCGCCACCATCGACCGCGACGCTGCCGACGTCCTCATCGAGGCGGTCGGCCGCGACCTGCGTTCGCTCGCCGGCGCGGCGAGCCAGCTCGCCAACGACTTCCCGGGGGAGCGGATCGGCGAGTCCCAGGTCAAGCGCTACTTCGGCGGCCGGGCGGAGGCCAAGTCGTTCGCCGTCGCGGATGCGGCCTTCGCCGGGCGCGGCCAGGTGGCGCTCGAGGAGCTGCGCTGGGCGCTCGACGCGGGCACGGCGTCGGTGCTGATCACGTCGGCGTTCGCCGGCAGTGCGCGCGGCCTGGCCCGGCTGGTCAGCGCCCCGCGCGGGATGCGTGACGCCGACCTGGCCCGCGAGGTGGGCGTCCCCCCGTGGAAGCTGCGCTCCCTGCGCGACCAGGCCCGCGGCTGGACCGAGTCGGGCCTGGCCCGCGCCATCCGGGCGGTCGCGCAGGCCGACGCGGACATCAAGGGCGCGGCGAGCGACGCGTCGTACGCGCTCGAGAGGCTGGTGCTCACCATCACCGCCCTGCGCCAGCGTTGA